Proteins from a single region of Ziziphus jujuba cultivar Dongzao chromosome 1, ASM3175591v1:
- the LOC107427512 gene encoding 23 kDa jasmonate-induced protein, with amino-acid sequence MGDGVFGNPITDITLEGLPEYEGKDIIVGGLPEYEGKKIRNIDRARVAMRWKNAERKDFNALQYVQNLKENCEDNVATLCLIYNATGDVVEYAAHYDQLGHLGAAPYPSIIENGQWGAFLHRKVTDGYYSGSVGGVVYRGKNGDDADCDWLVAWNNPTDKNKWVNRAYTEVREINHFNGIWNAIHGRMDASGVHSKSESHGCLSYASIGSDRFAIFRAILTLQNVFQK; translated from the exons ATGGGAGACGGTGTGTTTGGCAACCCCATTACTGACATAACTTTAGAGGGACTGCCTGAGTATGAGGGGAAAGACATAATTGTAGGGGGATTGCCTGAGtatgaggggaaaaaaatacgAAACATAGACAGAGCTCGAGTGGCTATGCGTTGGAAAAATGCTGAGAGAAAGGATTTCAATGCTCTCCAGTATGTGCAGAATCTCAAGGAAAATTGCGAGGATAATGTCGCGACGCTTTGCCTTATCTACAATGCCACTGGAGACGTTGTAGAATATGCTGCCCACTATGACCAGCTTGGACACCTTGGAGCTGCTCCATACCCATCTATAATCGAAAACGGACAATGGGGTGCCTTTCTGCATCGCAAAGTTACCGACGGATATTACTCAGGCTCCGTTGGAGGTGTTGTGTATCGCGGCAAGAACGGAGATGATGCTGATTGTGATTGGTTGGTGGCATGGAACAACCCTACCGATAAAAATAAATGGGTAAACAGG GCATATACAGAGGTTCGTGAAATAAACCACTTTAACGGTATTTGGAATGCGATACATGGTCGTATGGATGCCTCCGGCGTTCATTCCAAAAGCGAGTCGCATGGATGCTTGTCATATGCCTCGATTGGTAGTGACAGGTTTGCCATATTCAGGGCAATACTCACTCTGCAAAATGTATTTCAGAAATAG